In Anabrus simplex isolate iqAnaSimp1 chromosome 4, ASM4041472v1, whole genome shotgun sequence, a single genomic region encodes these proteins:
- the LOC136871980 gene encoding myosin heavy chain, non-muscle, translated as MSSRLSRPRRTKVYDCNYSMGERYYRPVVDDLDRKYSTRGHIAEAAAAADASINSLRSAMSENESSLNTSLRRSAARAMEDNEEEIVRRRPASSLMEDYDSIFDSRVNSDSMSRSRALIKASMDESEDDTIQHNLKRLRAARAARQAIEDEVDTTITSKSLRRNLSDNFSEKVLGTVGLKHSDIAKARVDLADDAINRRVLKVIQTTTTTGQTEENPSWTRWCKMSDAPGDDYDEQSFTRARRAARARMADLEAEVGNDRAADAAAERARKTRARLADIEDEMEALAIRGAQREKRAADLKAFIQENETGTDVSNNTSAKSSMRVKKFSSSLQSEKKTVTF; from the coding sequence TAGGCCCGTAGTGGATGACCTGGACCGCAAGTACTCGACCCGCGGACACATCGCAGAAGCTGCTGCAGCCGCTGATGCCAGCATTAATAGTCTCCGATCTGCAATGTCCGAAAACGAGAGTTCACTGAACACGTCCCTACGTCGGAGTGCGGCTCGTGCAATGGAAGACAATGAGGAGGAAATTGTCCGCAGGAGACCTGCATCTTCTCTCATGGAGGACTACGACTCCATATTTGACAGTCGTGTCAACAGTGACAGCATGAGCAGAAGTCGTGCCCTAATCAAGGCCTCGATGGACGAATCTGAGGATGACACAATCCAACATAACCTAAAGCGCCTTCGCGCGGCAAGAGCTGCCCGTCAGGCTATTGAAGATGAAGTAGACACAACAATTACATCCAAATCACTTCGCCGCAATCTATCCGATAACTTCTCTGAGAAAGTTCTGGGCACTGTCGGGCTCAAACACTCCGATATCGCCAAGGCTCGTGTTGATTTAGCGGATGATGCTATCAACAGAAGAGTTTTGAAGGTCATACAAACAACGACGACAACAGGGCAGACTGAGGAGAACCCCTCATGGACAAGATGGTGCAAGATGTCGGATGCCCCAGGTGATGATTACGATGAACAATCATTTACACGAGCACGAAGGGCTGCCCGTGCACGTATGGCTGATCTAGAAGCCGAAGTGGGAAATGATCGAGCAGCTGATGCTGCAGCTGAGAGAGCCCGCAAGACACGGGCGCGACTAGCGGACATTGAAGATGAGATGGAAGCCCTAGCGATACGAGGTGCTCAGAGGGAGAAGCGGGCTGCCGACCTTAAGGCTTTTATTCAAGAAAACGAGACTGGGACTGATGTAAGCAACAATACTTCAGCGAAAAGCTCAATGCGCGTCAAGAAATTTTCCAGTAGCCTACAATCCGAAAAGAAGACTGTGACTTTCTAA